The Halogranum gelatinilyticum genome window below encodes:
- a CDS encoding DUF7123 family protein, protein MSEYTEEEQRIVAYLSEAVAGGERYFRAKNIAEAIGLSAKQVGSRLPRLAEKSEDVDIEKWGRARSTTWRISPS, encoded by the coding sequence ATGAGTGAGTACACTGAGGAGGAACAACGGATTGTGGCCTATCTCAGCGAAGCAGTCGCCGGCGGGGAGCGGTATTTCCGAGCGAAGAACATCGCCGAGGCCATCGGTCTCTCGGCGAAACAGGTCGGCTCGCGGCTCCCGCGGCTCGCCGAGAAGTCCGAGGACGTCGACATCGAGAAGTGGGGCCGCGCCCGCTCGACGACCTGGCGCATCAGCCCGAGCTAA